The segment GAGAATTTGCCGGCAAGTTCCCGAAAACTGTTTTCACGTTTCAGGAGGCGTCCCTGGTGGACAGGGAATCGTCCGTGGCCGGGCTCAGGCTGCAGCTGCATCGCTGGGTGAAACGCGGTGATTTGATGCGCATCCGCAGGGGGGTCTATGCCTTTACCGATAAAGCGGCGCCCTGGCAGGAGCAAATCCGGATGATTTATCCTCCCGCCTACGTCAGCTGTGAGGCTGCTCTCAGTATGCACGGCATTATTCCGGATGCCCCTTTCGAGCAGACACTGGTGACGCCGCGGATTACGCGCGTGTTTAAAACACCATGGGGCCGTTTTGTATTCCGCCATATTCGTTCCGGGCTTTTTACGGGGTACGATCCGGTCACGTTTCTGGCTGAGCCGGAGAAGGCGGTGCTGGATTATTTTTATTATCACCATGCGCGCCTTCATGCCGACCCATTGTTTTGGCAAGAGGCGCGCTGGCTGAATTTGTCCCGCTTAAGATGGCGGCGCGGCGAGCGCTACCTGGCGCTTTATGGAAAACCGGTTATTGAACGTTTGTGGAGGTCTTTAAAGGAATATGCAAAAACTAACCAGGATTATTAGCGAACATCCGGGGGCGACGGTTGTCGAGAAATGGAACCTTTGCCGTGAATATCTGCAAACGCGCATCCTGCAATCCCTGTATGCTCTGCCAATGGGCAAGAGGCTTGTTTTCCACGGCGGCACCTGTTTGCGGATTTGCCACGGAACCAGGCGCTATTCCGAAGATCTGTATTTTTCATTAGTCGAGGGGAAAAGTGTTTTTTCACTGGAAAAAACCGCGGCGGCCGTTGTCCGTGATTTGCAACGGCTGGGATTCAAAGCGGAACAGAAGGTAAACGCTGAGCAAACGGTTCAAAAAGCGTTTGTGCGGGTGGCGGGCCTGATCGATCATTTCAATTTGCCCGCAAGCAAAAATCAAAAGCTGACCGTGAAACTTGAAGTGGATGTCAAGCCGCCCGGGGGCGGAGTGGTGGAAACATTTTTTGTTTCAAGATTCGACGAGCTTTTTCCAATCAGCAAATACGATTTGCCCACCCTTTTTGCCGGCAAGATGCTGGCCCTACTTTTCCGTCCTTACAGCCGGGGGCGGGATTACTATGATGCGCTGTGGTTTCTAAAAAACAAAACAACAGGCAATATGGCTTATTTTGCATCCGGCGTCAAACAGGCAAAATCAGGCGGCAGGCATTTTCAGGCCTGGGAC is part of the Candidatus Aminicenantes bacterium genome and harbors:
- a CDS encoding type IV toxin-antitoxin system AbiEi family antitoxin domain-containing protein; this encodes MKYREFAGKFPKTVFTFQEASLVDRESSVAGLRLQLHRWVKRGDLMRIRRGVYAFTDKAAPWQEQIRMIYPPAYVSCEAALSMHGIIPDAPFEQTLVTPRITRVFKTPWGRFVFRHIRSGLFTGYDPVTFLAEPEKAVLDYFYYHHARLHADPLFWQEARWLNLSRLRWRRGERYLALYGKPVIERLWRSLKEYAKTNQDY
- a CDS encoding nucleotidyl transferase AbiEii/AbiGii toxin family protein; its protein translation is MQKLTRIISEHPGATVVEKWNLCREYLQTRILQSLYALPMGKRLVFHGGTCLRICHGTRRYSEDLYFSLVEGKSVFSLEKTAAAVVRDLQRLGFKAEQKVNAEQTVQKAFVRVAGLIDHFNLPASKNQKLTVKLEVDVKPPGGGVVETFFVSRFDELFPISKYDLPTLFAGKMLALLFRPYSRGRDYYDALWFLKNKTTGNMAYFASGVKQAKSGGRHFQAWD